The following are encoded together in the Salvelinus alpinus chromosome 29, SLU_Salpinus.1, whole genome shotgun sequence genome:
- the LOC139558888 gene encoding testis-specific serine/threonine-protein kinase 5-like — MSATGTRVKDSGKSLHERTIECRENGYLLSGKKIGTGAFSKVYLGYATPNKISKNYKLANDLRSKNHNMVAIKIISINEAPLEYSKKFLHREIYALNATYRHPGVVQLYDMFRSLKRFYLILELALRGDLLEHINAVSHSKGSPGLSEEEARRLFKQIVNAVMHCHNNHILAVSLPSISRGVILYAMVTGKLPYHEKHPRKLVQLIRKELPFHHPVSSGCQDLIKKLLEWQPAARLPLDQVNTHQWMMPSTTGLLYKLRATRSDITHKNKALDKKLKDGRSCHSGPGTPTRSSFRHTSLPERPQQTVVAPHYRPGASSAGCHRREPPQEKREEPPCPKPPLVSPCRLLMRPTQSQSTNTNRLFVTRPRPPFAPKPFHNLPNFRKPGSANRQLHSPSGKLTAAAPPTTF; from the exons ATGAGTGCAACTGGCACGAGAGTAAAGGACTCTGGGAAGTCGCTTCATGAGAGGACCATAGAGTGTCGAGAGAATGGCTACCTTCTCTCTGGCAAGAAGATTGGAACAGGTGCTTTCTCCAAGGTCTACCTGGGGTACGCTACCCCAAATAAGATCAGTAAGAACTACAAGCTGGCCAATGACCTGAGGAGCAAGAACCACAATATG GTGGCTATCAAAATCATCTCTATCAACGAGGCTCCCCTAGAATACTCCAAGAAATTCCTACACAGAGAGATATATGCTCTGAACGCCACGTACAGACACCCAGGGGTG GTCCAGCTGTATGACATGTTCCGTTCACTGAAGCGGTTCTATCTGATTCTGGAGCTGGCTCTGAGAGGAGACCTTTTAGAACACATCAACGCCGTGTCCCATAGCAAGGGCAGCCCGGGCCTCAGTGAAGAGGAGGCTCGCAGGCTCTTCAAACAGATAGTCAATGCTGTCATGCACTGTCACAACAACCACATA TTGGCCgtgtctctcccctccatctccagAGGGGTGATTCTGTATGCCATGGTCACAGGGAAGCTGCCCTACCATGAGAAGCACCCACGCAAACTGGTCCAACTCATCAGGAAAGAGCTGCCGTTCCACCACCCAGTTTCTTCAG GCTGCCAGGACCTGATTAAGAAGCTGTTAGAGTGGCAGCCCGCTGCCCGCCTGCCCCTGGACCAGGTCAACACACACCAGTGGATGATGCCATCCACGACCGGCCTGCTCTACAAGCTGCGTGCCACCAGGAGCGACATCACCCACAAGAACAAAGCCCTGGACAAGAAGCTTAAAGACG GCCGCTCCTGCCACTCGGGCCCTGGCACCCCCACCCGTTCATCCTTCAGACACACCAGCCTGCCTGAGAGGCCCCAGCAAACTGTAGTGGCCCCCCACTACCGCCCTGGGGCCAGCAGCGCAGGCTGCCATCGCCGTGAACCgccacaggagaagagagaggagccgCCCTGCCCCAAGCCCCCCTTGGTGTCCCCCTGTCGGCTCCTGATGAGACCCACCCAAAGCCAGAGCACCAACACCAACCGTCTCTTCGTGACCCGGCCCCGGCCGCCCTTCGCCCCAAAGCCCTTCCACAACCTCCCCAACTTCAGGAAGCCTGGCTCGGCCAACAGGCAGCTGCATAGCCCCTCAGGCAAGCTGACAGCAGCCGCACCCCCAACCACCTTCTGA